Proteins encoded in a region of the Trypanosoma brucei gambiense DAL972 chromosome 11, complete sequence genome:
- a CDS encoding UDP-N-acetylglucosamine pyrophosphorylase,putative, whose amino-acid sequence MSDRDVCIQRLTGANQDHILTALEHGSEAERASLTAQITNELAGVDFRHFNNVLRESLEISKNCSTASLAEPPAKDSFFDISSVDRRRGQAKRIKNLEAVGYKAIQKGQIAFLILAGGSGTRLGFDKPKGFFTCDGLQQRKSLFMMHCEKIRRRQEIAESISGSGRKARVQLLVMTSGQNDAETQRFFEENSYFGLEREQVHFFAQSSVPCYDENTGRIIMENRGRICAAPGGNGAVFAALAAPRATKDKDGTLQVKESLLQHLRKLGIAYVQIGNIDNLLANVADPVFIGYAIEEEAHVVVKTCPKRGPDERVGVFVRASGKWGVVEYTEIGDRAKEIDDATGELKFNCANISSNLCSLHFMSLAAERMKSFTQYHAARKKIPTIKGPVMGIKLEAFLFDLFRFVDECDHPPKDSGAFRIMQVDRDDEFGPVKNADGAASDTPADAVRLLLSQHTRWLITALETAAMSDEQESIRGGVDVTEAKEAVAVMRSCSIKAEISPLVSVGGEALRQHLPRVIHQLLRNPPPVIFIRRDDEVVSESSNM is encoded by the coding sequence ATGAGTGACAGGGACGTGTGCATTCAGCGCCTCACTGGAGCAAACCAAGATCACATTCTCACGGCACTGGAGCACGGAAGTGAAGCGGAAAGGGCGTCATTAACGGCGCAAATCACCAATGAACTAGCGGGCGTGGACTTCAGGCACTTTAACAACGTCCTGCGCGAGAGCTTAGAAATTTCGAAGAACTGCTCGACGGCTTCATTGGCTGAACCACCCGCAAAGGATTCCTTCTTCGATATTTCCTCCGTAGACCGCCGTCGTGGGCAAGCCAAACGTATAAAGAATTTGGAGGCAGTTGGGTATAAGGCTATTCAGAAGGGCCAAATAGCGTTCCTCATCCTTGCAGGAGGTAGTGGTACCCGACTCGGGTTCGATAAACCGAAAGGATTCTTCACATGTGATGGCCTCCAACAGCGTAAGTCACTCTTCATGATGCACTGCGAGAAGATACGCAGGCGCCAGGAGATTGCTGAATCCATATCTGGGTCGGGGAGGAAAGCGCGGGTGCAGCTTCTTGTGATGACATCAGGACAAAATGACGCCGAAACGCAGCGGTTCTTCGAGGAGAATTCCTACTTTGGACTTGAGAGGGAGCAGGTGCATTTCTTTGCCCAATCATCTGTGCCGTGCTATGACGAGAATACGGGAAGAATTATCATGGAGAATCGCGGTCGTATTTGCGCCGCCCCGGGTGGAAATGGCGCTGTTTTTGCTGCACTCGCCGCACCCCGAGCCACAAAAGACAAGGACGGGACTCTGCAAGTGAAAGAGTCATTGTTGCAACACTTGCGTAAGCTTGGGATAGCATATGTGCAGATTGGAAACATCGACAATCTTCTAGCAAACGTTGCTGATCCAGTGTTCATTGGTTATGCcattgaagaagaggcgCACGTTGTCGTCAAGACGTGCCCAAAACGGGGCCCAGATGAGCGCGTTGGCGTTTTTGTTCGCGCAAGCGGTAAATGGGGTGTGGTGGAGTATACTGAAATTGGTGATCGGGCGAAGGAAATCGATGATGCTACTGGTGAGTTGAAGTTTAACTGCGCCAATATATCTTCAAACCTCTGCAGTCTTCACTTTATGTCACTGGCAGCCGAACGCATGAAGTCATTCACGCAGTATCACGCTGCGCGTAAAAAGATACCGACGATCAAAGGCCCAGTCATGGGTATCAAACTGGAGGCATTCCTCTTTGACCTTTTCCGCTTCGTTGATGAATGCGACCATCCACCAAAGGATAGTGGGGCTTTTCGTATCATGCAAGTGGATCGCGATGATGAGTTTGGCCCCGTTAAGAATGCTGATGGAGCGGCATCAGACACACCGGCAGATGCAGTGCGACTTTTGCTCTCCCAACACACGCGGTGGTTAATCACGGCTCTCGAGACTGCTGCGATGTCAGATGAGCAAGAGAGCATTAGGGGAGGTGTCGATGTAACCGAGGCAAAGGAAGCTGTCGCAGTGATGCGAAGCTGTTCCATCAAAGCAGAGATATCACCACTCGTTTCTGTTGGTGGGGAGGCGCTCCGCCAGCATCTCCCACGCGTCATCCATCAGCTGCTTCGTAACCCTCCGCCAGTCATATTCATTCGCAGGGACGATGAGGTGGTCTCCGAATCATCGAACATGTAA
- a CDS encoding carboxypeptidase, putative: MKAYKELERVFTKLYRYEHFMNLAGWDMQAIMPPNAMEARGAAIAELEVLMHGEITNPKVKTFIEEAEGSVGELNELQRANLREIRRSWEKVNRLPEAFVERKALLTSNSQQLWKKCREENDFAGFLPTFKELVELYREEGKLLAGTTGVHPYEALVDVYEPGMTLKQLDIIFENVKSWLPNLLKEVLEKQKSLNASIVQPKGPFPIAKQETLGRACMKLWKFNFDGGRLDVSAHPFCGNVKEDVRITTSYNENDFAKSLFGVIHETGHAKYEQNLGPVEFTTQPVCRARSLGVHESQSLFAEMQIGLSGAFMNALSPMLVEHFGEQPAFTPTNMKRVLQQVQPSLIRIEADELCYPLHVILRCEIERDLIDRKIEAEDVPRAWNEKMKAYFGLETLGNDKEGCLQDIHWFGGAFGYFPTYLLGAMLAAQLMHTVRRELGENVVEDCLMKADLDVIFAKQKEKIWRHGSSLLTEELIKQATGEPLNPQYHREHLERRYRDDAN; the protein is encoded by the coding sequence ATGAAGGCATACAAAGAGCTCGAGCGCGTCTTCACTAAACTATACCGCTATGAGCACTTCATGAACCTTGCTGGTTGGGATATGCAAGCCATCATGCCCCCCAATGCAATGGAAGCACGTGGTGCAGCAATTGCGGAATTGGAAGTGCTCATGCACGGAGAGATTACCAACCCCAAAGTGAAGACATTCATTGAGGAAGCGGAGGGCTCTGTGGGGGAACTTAATGAACTTCAACGGGCCAATTTGCGAGAAATCCGCCGAAGTTGGGAGAAGGTCAATCGCCTTCCTGAGGCATTTGTGGAACGTAAGGCCCTCCTAACGTCCAACTCACAACAACTGTGGAAGAAGTGCCGGGAGGAAAATGATTTCGCTGGGTTTCTTCCCACGTTTAAAGAACTCGTCGAGCTGTATCGTGAGGAGGGAAAGCTTCTTGCAGGAACCACCGGCGTGCACCCGTACGAGGCCCTTGTTGACGTCTATGAACCTGGCATGACGCTTAAGCAACTGGACATAATATTCGAAAATGTGAAGTCATGGCTACCCAACCTCTTGAAAGAAGTTTTGGAGAAGCAGAAATCACTTAACGCATCTATTGTGCAACCCAAGGGACCATTCCCTATTGCTAAGCAAGAAACTCTCGGACGTGCGTGCATGAAGTTGTGGAAGTTTAACTTTGATGGCGGCCGACTGGACGTAAGCGCTCACCCATTTTGTGGTAACGTCAAGGAGGATGTGCGCATTACGACCAGCTACAATGAAAACGATTTCGCCAAAAGCCTCTTTGGTGTCATCCACGAAACTGGGCACGCAAAGTACGAACAAAATTTGGGTCCTGTCGAGTTCACCACCCAACCTGTGTGTAGGGCCCGTTCTCTAGGGGTACACGAAAGCCAATCGCTCTTTGCGGAAATGCAAATTGGACTCTCGGGTGCCTTTATGAACGCGCTTTCCCCTATGCTCGTGGAGCACTTTGGCGAGCAACCCGCCTTCACTCCAACAAACATGAAGAGAGTGTTGCAGCAGGTGCAACCAAGCCTTATTCGCATTGAGGCCGATGAGCTCTGCTACCCCCTGCACGTCATCTTGCGTTGTGAGATCGAGCGTGACTTAATCGACCGTAAAATCGAAGCAGAGGATGTTCCTCGTGCATGGAATGAGAAGATGAAGGCCTATTTTGGCCTTGAAACCCTCGGTAATGACAAGGAGGGTTGCTTGCAAGATATTCACTGGTTTGGTGGGGCATTTGGTTACTTCCCCACTTACCTCCTGGGTGCCATGCTTGCGGCGCAACTGATGCATACCGTACGGCGGGAGCTCGGGGAAAACGTTGTGGAAGACTGCCTCATGAAAGCAGACCTCGACGTAATCTTTGCGAAGCAGAAGGAGAAGATCTGGCGTCATGGAAGTTCTCTCTTAACAGAAGAACTCATCAAGCAAGCCACCGGCGAACCGCTCAATCCGCAATACCACCGAGAGCACTTGGAGCGTCGCTACCGTGACGATgccaactga